Sequence from the Gemmatimonadota bacterium genome:
TCGGCGAAGTCCTCGCCATCGCCCTCCGCGATGTCCGCTACACCGAAGGGAAGCTGCTCTTCGGCGACGAGAATCCGCGGGATGTGGTGGCGTTGCAGAGTCCTTTTAGGCATTAGTCGTTAGTCGTTAGTCGTTGGTCGTTAGGCACCTACTCGAAAGGCCGGTCTCCTTGCATGGAGGCCGGCCTTTCTCTAACGCCTAACGCCTAACGCCTAACGACCAACGACCCTTCACCCCATCTCCACCCTGTTCCGCCCCGAACTCTTCGCCCGATACAGCGCTTGATCCGCCGCTTCGGCCACCTGCGTGGCCGTCGTGCCCGAGCCGGGAAAGGCGCCGACGCCGGCGGAGACGTGCAGCGGGATCGGGTCGCAGCCGGGGAGGATGATCGGCGATTCGGCCAGCGCCTGTCGCAGCTTCTCGGCGGCGGCACGGCCATTCGCCGGTGGACACTTGCGCAGGATGATGCCGAATTCCTCGCCGCCATAGCGGCCGAGGAGATCGGAGCCGCGGATTGCCTTCCGGAACACCCGCGCCACGTGCACCAGCACCTGGTCGCCGACCAGGTGGCCGTAGGTGTCGTTGATCCGCTTGAAGTGGTCGAGGTCGAGCATCAGGAAGCAGAGCGGCTCGCCATGACGCTGCGCGAAGGCGACCGCATACTCGAGCTCGGCCATCAACGTCGCGTGGTTCAGGATGCCGGTGAGGCCGTCGCGGTGCACCAGTTCGCGGATCCGCCGGCCACGCTCCGTGCGCGTGAGGACCAGCTGCAACAAGTGGCTCCGCTCGACCGGCTTCGCGAGGAAGTCGTCGCCCCCGGCACGCAGCCCTTCCATCTGATCGGCGAGCGAGTCGCGCGCGGTCAGAAAGACGATCGGCACCAGCGCGAGTCGCGGGTCCTGCCGCATCAGTCGCGAGAGCGCGTAGCCGTCGACATCGGGCAGATCGACATCGAGCAGCACGAGGTCCGGGGTCTCATGGGCCAACGCGTCCCGCGCAACCTGGGCCGACGCTGCCGTGGTGACGCGCGCATTCATCTGGCCGAGCCAGGTGGCGACGAGCTGCGATTGCGCTGGATCGTCTTCGACCACGAGAATGTTGGCCGGCGGCGCGCCGATTT
This genomic interval carries:
- a CDS encoding diguanylate cyclase, whose protein sequence is MTDTLPLDADDPMLELQHEYIREAPARLAELRKDLAAFRAGEPDALESLRQRFHRLAGSGGSYGFQRVTDVSRAMEHRILTPPAPTIREADIFSQAIRDLEDAFNNAATDVGLPAVLGKIPGFGWRALLMMTPSTARDALVRSLEEVGFMVTVRTGEVDPFDVPPAERPDLVVIGTDADTDPLSLARYWSAATNDRPRAVVLADPTDQFDRLRTAAAGLDAVFGSNALPRGLAQYARALAQIGAPPANILVVEDDPAQSQLVATWLGQMNARVTTAASAQVARDALAHETPDLVLLDVDLPDVDGYALSRLMRQDPRLALVPIVFLTARDSLADQMEGLRAGGDDFLAKPVERSHLLQLVLTRTERGRRIRELVHRDGLTGILNHATLMAELEYAVAFAQRHGEPLCFLMLDLDHFKRINDTYGHLVGDQVLVHVARVFRKAIRGSDLLGRYGGEEFGIILRKCPPANGRAAAEKLRQALAESPIILPGCDPIPLHVSAGVGAFPGSGTTATQVAEAADQALYRAKSSGRNRVEMG